GTCGTCATCAAAACCGATCCGTTCAGGAGGGCCCAGCACTTCCGTAATCAGAGCGCTCTGTTTGGCGGCAACCGCTTCAACCGTCAGCGCGATCCGGCGGGGCGTTCCAAACATCCTGACGTTGCCGTATCCAATCCGGTTCTGATCCAACTCCTGCTGCAGCAGTGCCGCAAAACCATCCAGCGCAGGCCGGATATAACCGGCCGGAATTTCCTCTGTTCCCAACTCTATCAATAATGGTTTCATTTTTTTTCCGTTTATACTTTTATAACGCCTGTTTTTTCTGCATGGGAAATCCCAGCCTCTCCCGCTGCTCCAGATATGCTTCCGCACAAGTTCTGGCCAGATTGCGAATCCGGGCGATATAACCGGTTCTTTCCGTCACGCTGATCGCACCGCGGGCATCCAGAAGGTTGAAGGTGTGTGAGCACTTCAAGCAGTATTCATAGGCCGGCAGTACCAGTTTTTCCTGAATAATTCGCCGTGATTCGGACTCATATGTGTTGAAAAGATTCAGCAGCATGTCGACATCCGCCAGTTCGAAATTATAGGTCGACTGTTCCACTTCCTGCTGGTGATGGACGTCACCATAGGTAACCCGGTCATTCCACTGCAGTTCGTATACGTTCTCCTTGCCCTGCAAATACATGCAAATACGCTCCAGGCCGTAGGTAATTTCGACGGATGTGGGGAAAAGTTCAATGCTGCCGGCCATCTGAAAATAGGTAAACTGAGTAATCTCCATACCGTCCAGCCAGACTTCCCAGCCCAGTCCGGAAGCGCCCAGTGTGGGGGACTCCCAGTCATCCTCCACAAATCGGATGTCGTGCTCAAGCGGATCGATTCCGAGCGCTTTAAGACTTTGCAGGTAGAGCTTCTGGACATCATGGGGTGAGGGCTTCAGGACCACCTGATACTGGTAATAATGCTGCAACCGATTGGGGTTTTCGCCATATCGTCCGTCCGTGGGCCGCCGGGAAGGCTGGACATACGCTACCTTCCATGGTTCAGGCCCCAACGCCCTTAAGAGTGTTGCCGGATGAAATGTCCCGGCCCCCACCTCCAGATCATAGGGTTGAACCAACAGGCAGCCTTTTCGGCTCCAAAATCTCTGCAATGAAAGTATCACTTGTTGAAAATTCATTTTTTCTATCCTTCACAACCGTATTCACACATATTTTCCATTTGAGACGGAATTATCCGAAAACTGAAACGCTGCGTAATTTCGGCAACAGCAATCGTTGCTCAACGCTAATACCAAAGGAATCATTATTACTTAGACACACCGTAGTCAATCAAAAACCCGATGGAGACCGTTTGACTGGATCATGGCGTAATCGCGGCGCGAAATCGGGTCGTTGCCGGCGCCATCCTGATGCCGGTTCACTTAAGGCCCAGCAGTCAGAGATAACCCCTCCGTATCAATCAACGCCGCCAGCAGGCGGGCGTCCGTTCTTTCGGAAAGGATCGTCTCCCATAGACCCCTCAGCCTGTCAATATCCTCCAGATGGCCAAGGGCCCAGATGCATCCGCCGCCGCCGGCGCCCGCAAATCGAGCGCCGCAGTTGGTACGTACGGCAGCATCTACCAAACGCCGGCCCACAGCATCCAGCACATCCGGCGTCATTTTTCTGCGGATCGCCGTTTCCCTGTTCATCGCCGCAGCGGCAGCGCTATAATCCTCTACCGTGATGGCTTCAGCAAAGCGGTGGGTACACAACACGATTTCCTGCCAGCGGTCCCGGTGGGATCCTTTGAGAAACTGACCGACCCACCTGGAATTAATATTTTTGGACTCATGGGGAATCCCGCAATAAGCCAGCAGTAAATGGCGCCCGATCTTGTTACATGCCTTTCGGTCCAGGAGGGTTCTGCGCCTGAAGCCGGAGCCCTTGAGGCCGGCCTGCCAATACCATGCATGCCCCCCCCCAAATGCGGCAGCCAGTTGATCCTGCAACCCACAGGGCACGCCCGCCACGCTTGCCTCGATTTCGTGCGCCAAGATCGCAATTTTAGTTCTCAGCGCCGGGGTCAGCGTCCCGATTTGTCCCCGGGCCTTGGCAAACGCTGCAACAAGGGCCACAGCCGCCACCGAAGATCCACCCAGTGCGCTTTGGGGAGGCGAAACCGAATCAATCAGGATGTGTACCCCCTCAGCTCTGAAAAAGGCGGCAACGGCAAACATAAGCCCCAGCGGATGTTGAAAAGGCGCATCCCCGACAGCATACTCTGCGCTCTTAAACCCCCTGGAAGAAACCTTGACTTTCAGATTGCTGTTGGGGATCAGCGTGACCCGTGTTCTTAAGTTTAAAGCCAGATTAACGGTGCAGGGCGCCAGCCCGCAAAGGGGATAATAAAATGTGCTGATGTCAAGGGTGCCGCCAATGTCAACACGGCACGGCGCCGAGGCTTCGATTTTTTCCAGCGGCCACCCCATCCCGGAGGTTTTTAGAACGTTTTTGGACTGTTTTGTCATTTTGTTCCCTTACCCGCGTATTTTCTGCAGAAATGCAAGGCTGCGCGGTTTCTTCCCCAGATGAAACGGCACAAAATCTTCTAAAAATAGCTGTCCTTCCTTTAAGGCCTGGGGCGTGAAACGAATCCGGCCGGCTGTGGCGATATTACCGCTCTCGGCCCAGATGAGCTGTTTGATGGTTCCTTTGGATAAAACCATCTGGCGGGGCGACTCTGCAACGCATCGGCTGCATAAAATACCTCCCTTTGACAGATCAACCGCCAGATTGTTTTTATGGGTCTGGTCGATTTCGGCCCTACAGCTGCTGCAATTTACCAGATTGGGTGAAAGTCCGCACAATCGCATGAATCTCATCTGAAAGAGGACGCTCAGGGCCGCTTCCGGCACTTTGCCGACGTCCAGTTGCCTTAAAACATACTCCAGCAGACGGTAAAGCGAAACCTGTTTTTCGTTCTCTTCAATCCACCCTTGAACCAGCTCGACCCAGTAACTGGCATAGGCGGTTTTATAAATATCGGCCCGGATACCGGCAAAGGGCTGCCGCAAAGTGGCTTCTTCCAGCACCGGCAGCCCTTTGGTACGCGGTTCCCGGCATACAATCTCCAACCCGGAAAAAAGCTCCAGGACGCCTGAAAATCGTTTGGTGCTTTTTTTGGCAGACTTGGCGATAACGGAAATCTTACCCCTGCTCAGGGAGAAAAATGTAATGATAAGATCATAATCGCCAAAGTCGGTTCGGCGGAGCATAATGGCGGGTGTTGAAAAGCTTGACATGTTTTCATATATTAAGAAGCGTTGTCGCGATTTGAAAATAGAAAAACACACTGATGATATCAATGGCGGTTGTTACAAACGGACCAGTTGCAACCGCAGGATCAATATTGACCCGTGCAAAGCACATCGGAACCAGTGAGCCCACCAGAGCGGCAACCGTCATGGAGCTGACCACGGCAATCCCGACGGAAAATGCCAGTGCCAGGATATTATAGCGCATATGCGCCACCGTTCCGATCAGCAGCCCATAGACGCCCCCCAGGATAAGACCGATGCTCAGTTCTTTCAAAACAACCGTCCAGATATCACGGATGTTCAGACGACCGGTGGCAAGTCCGCGGACCACGATCGTTGATGACTGGGTGCCGATATTTCCCCCCATTCCCATGATAACCGGTATAAAAGCGGCCAGATAGGCGAATTTGCTTAAACTCCCCTCAAACCGGCCGATAATATAAAACGCAACGATCCCCCCAGACAGCTGGCAAACAGCCAGGGCAGCCGGATGCGGGTGCTCCTTAAAACGGATTTGGTCTCAACAAACTCCTCGCCGGCGCCGGCCATTTTAAGGATATCCTCGGTCGCTTCTTTCCGCATGATATCGATGACATCGTCCACGGTAACGATACCGACGAGGCGGTTGGCCTCATCAACCACCGGAACTGCCAAAAAATCATACCGTGCCACAATCCGCGCGACTTCCTCCTGATCGACGTCGGTTCGAACGGAAATGACATCGGTGGACATGAAGTCTTTCAGGCGGGTTTCCGGCGTGACGACAACCAGCTGCCGCAGAGAGCTGACACCCACCAGTTTTCCATACTCATCCACCACATAAAGGTAAAATGGCATCTCAACATCGAGGTGCTCTTTTTGCAGCGACTCGATCGCTTGCCTGGCTGTGACATTTTGTCTTAATGCAATAAAATCCGGAACCATAATGCCGCCGGCGGTATCATCGTCATAGCGAAGCAGTCCTTCAACTTCCTCGGATCCCTCCTTTTTCATTTTTTCCAGAAATACTTCCGATTTTTCATCCGGCAGCCGGCCGATAAGATCGGCAATATCATCGGTGGGCATGCTTTCCAGGATTTCAACGACACTATCCGGCGACATGTCGTCAATGATCTGCAGAAATGTATCCTCATCAAGCTCACGGAACAATATGCCTTTCTGCTCCGTGTCTTCAATCATTTCAAAGAGCTTACGCTGATCGGTCAATGATAATGCCCTAAAGACGATCGACAGGTCCGCGGCATGCGTTTTATTCACGATCTTGCGAAGATAAGATGTAGCCTCCCGACGCAATAACCGCTTGATGCTTTCAATCAGAATTTTATTTTGATCAGGCTGCATAATTTTCACCACCTGTTATCCGGTTCAGGAGCGATCCGTTTTCAGCAGGCTTTTTACCGGCATTACGGAATCTTGAGGGCTACGACCTGACCCTTGTTGCCGGGAACAGGGAGGTCCTTGTCGTTGATATTCAAATGGACGCCCGCCGCATTGCCGATCAGCAGGTTGAATTCGGACAACGCTTCAAGCTCCAGCCGATCGCCGGGATTCAGGCTGTATTCCCGTGATTTCTGATCATCGATAATGACTTTAAGCCATGTCTTTTCGACGGTTAAGATTTTCAGCAGCAACTTCTCAGGGACTACGGTCGGCAGGGGCATAAGCGGAGACGCTGTCTGCTGGGGCAGGGGGGTACTCACGGCCAGCTCATTTTTTGTAATCGCTTTGGGTCTGAGTTTTTCTTTTTTTACATCGCTCTTCCGGGGAAACGACGTTATGAAGACCGACAGCGTCATAATGCAAAACAAAACGCCCAGGGACAGCAGGAGGCGCGGCCAGAAATTTATGCCGGACTTTATCAAATCGGCATCAACCCGGGCCGTTTCCTGGAACGTCCTGCGGCCGGACAAATAGAGCCGGACGGCATCGTCCGCATCTGCGCCGACCGACTTGGCATAGCCGCGTATAAAGCCTTTAACGAAAACCTCGGCAGGCAGCCGGTCGTGATCCTCCCGCTCAATTGCAAGCAGATTGTCTATTCCGATCCGGGTTTCCATTGAGACCTGCTGCAGGTTGATGCCCCTGTCAAGCCGGACATTCTTTAAATACCGTCCAAACGACAGCGATCTCTTATTTGCCACGATGGTTTTCATGAATACCCGTTGATACTACTCTATGACCTTGATATGTGAACGATTGCGGAGTTCTCCCAGCCATTGGTTAAATTTCTTTTCTACTATTTCATTGTATAATTTTTCCTGAATCTCGGCTGCAACCTCCGTTAGCGGCTTGCCCGGTGCCTTCCTGATTTCCTGAATATAAAAGATCTGAAATCCCTGGTCCGTCTCGATCACGGGGGTAAAATTGCCCGCATCTAAATCCTTCAGGGCCTCTTGGAGCTGTGGCGAAAGGGCTTCCAGTTTAAAAAACCCAAGATCCCCGCCCTCGGCAGACAGATTCGATTCGGAATACTGTCTGGCCAGATGTTCAAACGATTCCCCATTGTTTAATTTTTCCAGGACCCCCGCCATCCTTTTCAAGGCATCCTGTTTTTCAGCCTCACCGGCCATCCGGGGCAGCCTCATGATAATATTCCGGAGGTGATATGTCTGTTCACGGCCGAATTCCTCAGAATGGGCTTCATAATACGCTTTGACATCTTGTTCGGTAACGACAATCTTGGATTTAACTTCCCGATTGACGAGCCGGGACCGCAGAATCTGCTCCTTCATGTTTTTGCGAAATTCTTCCAGGGACAATCCTTCTTCGGCCAAAGCCTTTCGGAAGTCCGCATCGGAATAAAGGTTTTTTTCTTTTATTCTCTCAACGGCACTGTCGACTTCCGCTTCACTGACCGCGAGCCTGGCTTTCTTGATCTCCTGATCGGTAAGCTTTTGGTCGATCAGGCGATTTAGAATATCCTTCCGGAGTTTGGCTGGTACGTCGGATCCCGTCTCGGCGGTATAACCCATCGATTTGATCTGGCTCATATAGGGTTTGAGTGCATGGTCTAAATCATTGAGCGTGATGATGTCGTCGTTGACAACTGCGACAATTCGATCAACGATTTCGGCACCATGGACCGTCGCAATCCCAACCACACCCACCCAGACGAAAAAGCCCATATACATAAGGCCGAACATCCAGGCATTGTTTTTTTTTCGTTCCCATCTATAACGCATATTTTTCCTGTTACGATTTAAAGACCGGTCAGCCGCTTCCATTGCGACTGATTAATATCGACCGTATATTTCTCTCTCAGATTTTTTATCCAAAGCAGATAAGCCGCTTCTGCTTTTTGTCGTCGCAACTGTTTGACAATTAATCTGTTTATATCTGTCTTTTCCTGATCCTTGTCCGGAGCCGGCTGTTTTCCTTTATAATTTTCCTTATAAAACCTGGCAATTTCCTCCGGCGTCAAGGTAATATTCTGGTGCACCTCCCGTTCAACTACCTTTTCCATCATCAACCTTATTTTCAATCTTTTTTCCCAGAAACTGTAAGAAACGGCATATTCAAGCAACATCTGTTCGAAAACGCCTTCGGGATAATCCGCTTTGATATTTGCAATCGCCTGGGTGACTTCAGATTCAGTAAGCTCGATCTGCAGTTCTGCCGCCCGTTGCAGCACGAGCAGTTCTTCGATCATCTGATTGAGCATGCGAACCTGTGCCTCTTTAAATAAAACCGAATTCTGCGAGAGATTATGCGGATACGCGCTTTTCGCAATTTCAAACGCCTGATTAAAATCGCTGACGGTCACGACCCGTTCGCTGACCTGAATCAAATACGCATCGTCAAAATTAAGCGCCGTATCCGTGCAGGAAGACAGGAATAATACGGATAATATGACGGCGGCCAAAATCAATGGCGGATAAGCGGCATGAAGCAACCGTTCCGGTAACCGTATTTTTGTTTTCGTGTTCGAGCCGTATCGCATAAGAGACGCACCCCAAAGTATGGCTAAACCTGTTGTCGCAGGGTTAATTCATCATCATTTCTGTTGTCGGGTATTCGGGCATTGGATATTTCATCAGAAAACGTTAAAAATAGCAACATGGCTAGCGCAGCACCATTCGCACTCACCTTAAAACTTACCGGCAAAATACCCGTATTGTTTTCTTTTTTAACGCAACCGGAAGGTGTTCAGCCGTTACCATGTTGAATAATTTCTTTCAAGATGTTTTTAGCCTCGCCCCAAAGCCCCCCGGTGCTACTTTTATTCAGCCGGATGATTAAGGTGCCGTCGGGCGTCAACTGGAAGCGTTTCCCGTTTGCAACCACCATATTGATGATACCGGCCGGATTTTTTTGATGCGGTTCTGAAAATTGCACTGCCAGCCGGTGGTCGCCCAGTTCCAGTTTTTTTATGCCGGCCTTGATACAAAGGACTCTCAGCATAATTTTCAGAAGCAGATTGGATACTTCAGCCGGAATGGCGCCATAACGATCCAGCAGTCCTGATTTGAAATCGGCAATTTCTGAAAGTTCCGTCATTTTTGCCAACTGGCGATAGGCCAGCAGCCGCTGGTCAATATCCGGCATATACCCTTCCGTTATAAAGGCCGACATTGCAATGTTTATTTCCGGATCCAAGTCCGGCAAAACGGGCTCCCCCTTAAGCTCTGCGATGGCGTTTTCCATCAGCTTCAAGTACATATCATACCCCACAGCCGCGACATGACCCGACTGGGAGGCCCCCAAAATCGTTCCACCGCCTCTGATTTTCAAATCATTCATCGCTATTTGGAAACCGGACCCGAGGTCACTGTGTTCCATCAGGACCTTCAGGCGCTTCTGCGCATCTTTACCCATCAGGCTCTCTGACGGTATAAACAAATAGGCATAGGCCTGCTCTTCAGCGCGTCCCACACGCCCGCGCAGCTGGTACATCTGGGATAGGCCGAACCGGTCCGCCCGGTTGACCAGAATGGTGTTGGCCGAAGGAATATCCAGTCCGGACTCGATGATGGTTGTGCAAACCAGCATATCGATCTCTCTGGCGGCGAATTTCAACATGACCTTTTCCAGTGCCCCTTCGTCCATTCGGCCGTGGGCCACTCCCAGCCGCACATCAGGAACCAGGCGCTGCAGGTGCGCCGCCATCGCCTGGATACTGTGGATATTGTTATGAACGAAAAAAAGTTGCCCGTTGCGGTTGAGTTCCTTGCGAATGGCTTCAGCAATAATGGCGTCATCCAATTCGCAAATATAAGTAATGATGGCATGACGATGCTCCGGCGGTGTTGAAATCAGGCTGATATCGCGGATGCCCATCAGCGACATATGCAGGGTTCGGGGGATCGGGGTTGCCGACAGAGCCAATACGTCCACCGTGCTCCTGATTTTTTTAAGTTGTTCTTTGTGTCGCACCCCGAAGCGCTGCTCTTCATCCAGAACAATCAGACCCAGATCCTTGAACAAAACATCTTTTTGAAGCAGCCGATGCGTTCCGATGACAATATCGGTCCTGCCGGCTTTGAGGTCATCGATGATGGTGCGCTGCTCTTTCAGAGACCGGAATCGGCTCAAAGAAGCGATTTGAACGGGATAGCGTTTAAACCTGCTTGAAAAGGTTGTATAATGCTGTTCCGCCAGAACGGTGGTGGGAACCAGCACAGCAACCTGTTTGCCGGCATTTACGGCAACAAACGCAGCCCGCAGCGCCACCTCGGTTTTACCGTATCCGACATCGCCGCACACCAGCCGGTCCATTGGAATCGGCCGCGCGAGATCGTCCATAACCTGCTGGATCGCTTTGATCTGATCGGCGGTCTCATCATAGGGAAACGCAGCTTCAAAATCCTGATAATAGCCGTCGGGCGCCTCATAACTGTACCCCTTGCTGACTGTCCGCTGCGCATAAATCTGGAGCAACTCACCGGCAATTTTTTCAACCGATTTTTTTATCTTCTTTTTGACCCGGTCCCATGATGTGCCTCCCAGTTTATCCAGCAGCGGTTCGGCGTCATTCATTCCCAGATATTTCTGCACCAGACCCAGGCGATCCACCGGCAGGTAGAGCTTGTCGTTGTCCCGGTATTCGATCAGAAGAAAATCGTTTTCGCTCCCGTTTAGGTTCAGCTTTGCAAGCCCCCGGTAGTGTCCGATGCCATGCTCAATATGAACAACAAAGTCCCCGCTCTTGAGGTCTTCAACCCCAAGGAGTTTGTCGATCACCTCTTTTCTCTGGATCTTGCGCTTGTGCGCTCTGGCCCCGAAAATTTCCGCCTCCGTTATGACGGCCAACCCTTCTTCAGGCCATATCAAACCGGCCGACAACGCCCCCGGGCAGATATAAACGGCACCCTTGGGTTTTACCGGTGTCGGAAAATTCTCCATAAAACCCGGGTGAATACCATACGGGATCAGCAAAGCCTTAAGCCGATGGGCCTGGGACTCGGTCCGGCAGACCAGCAGGACCAGATTTCCGGCTTTTTCAAGATCGCCAATGCGCCTGGCGAGCGGCAGCAGCAGGTTCTCCTTTTTATTGGTAATGTTTAATGCCGCACTTAAAGCGGTATTGTCGGATACTGAAAAGTGAATCTGCAGCGGGCGCCGCTCTGGCGCGGTCGTTTCCTTTTGAATCGGAAGCGGATGGAACGAACACACTGCCGATCGATTGATCGCCTCCATGGCCGTTTGCCAGTCCATATAGGAAGCTTCCGGCCGCAGACACAATTTGCCCGCTTCACAGGCAGTCTTGAAATTTTTGTCGGCCTGGGCCGCAAAGGTTTCCGCCGCCCTTTCAAGTTCCCCCGGATCAGACAGGATATAAAGGGCTTCTTTGGGTATATAATCGAAAAAAGTCCCTGGAAGGGTATAAATTAAAGGTATCAAACTCTCGACACCTGAAAACACACCTTCGTCTTTGATGCACCGAATATATTCGCGAACGCGTGTAACCGGCATTTCCAAAGAGGCGGCCTGTTCTCTGATCCGACTGATGATTTCAGGAAGAGAATCCGGCGTCAGGATCACCTCTTTGGCCGGCAGGATTACGGCTTCATGGATATGGCGAATGGTTCGCTGGGTCGTGGTTGAGAAAAACCGCAGGGCTTCGACCGTGTCTCCAACCATCTCGATCCTGAGTGGATCGGCATAAGTGGTTGAAAAAATATCGACGATGCCTCCCCGGATACTGAAATCACCGGGTTCTTCCACAATCGCAGTATTAATATAGCCGCCGCTTGTTAGCTTTTTGATCAACAGGTCCCGGTTGATTTCCTCATCCTTCTGGATGAGTTCTGCGAACCGACATAGTTCCGAGCGGGGAATAAGCTTCTGCAGGACAGCATCAACGCTGGTGACCAAGATCGACGGCTGGGAGCTGTCGATTAAATTGTAAAGGGTGCGAATCCGTCCGGCTGCCGTTTCATTGTGGTAGGATACCCGTTTAAACGGCATGATATTATAAGGCGGAAAATAAAAAATGCTCTGGGCGGACCTATTTGAAAAAAAACAAAAATCATCGACAAACCGTTCCCCTTCCTTTGCCGAAGCTGTGACCACAACAAGCGGTATGTTCAGTTTCCGGTGCAGCCTGGCGGCAACACAAGCCCCGGCTGCTTTGGAAAGACCGGTGGCGTCGACACCGGCGGCCCCCTTGCGAAGAGAGTCCGCTAATTTTTCATATGAAAATTTTTCTTGATTTTGGCTCATAAACAACGTAATGCACAGCCTGAGCCGGCGTAGCTCAGCTGGTAGAGCAGCTGATTCGTAATCAGCAGGTCCGCGGTTCAACTCCGCGCGCCGGCTCCATAAAATTTGAAGGGATTTCGGGTTGTTATTCCCGAAGTCCCTTTTTTGTTTTTAAATTCAAAAATGCGTCAAAATGCCGCACTTTGACCTTTTTTTTGATGTTCTGCCTAAAAAATACGAATAAAAATTTAGCCTATTCATCACTTAAATGCAATCGGAATTTATAAAGACGCCCCTTATCGATTACCAATGGGTTCCAATCCGCTTTTCGTAATGGCGTGGGCCGCCTCCGGGGACGTGAAGAATTTGATCACTGCGTGGGCCAGGTCCGGATCCGCGGAACTGGCGGCAACACCAGCCGAAAACACCGAGACCTTTTGAACCTCCGTCGGGAGCGGAGTGATATGCGCTATCCCAGGGACAGGGAGCAGTTCGCTGATCTGCTGAAAGCCGATCTCTGCCTCCCCACGCGAAACCACGGCGCCGACCCGCACACCTCCGCCGATGCGCCGGCTTTTGCCTGTCACCTGGTC
This genomic stretch from Desulfobacterales bacterium harbors:
- the glyQ gene encoding glycine--tRNA ligase subunit alpha, with protein sequence MNFQQVILSLQRFWSRKGCLLVQPYDLEVGAGTFHPATLLRALGPEPWKVAYVQPSRRPTDGRYGENPNRLQHYYQYQVVLKPSPHDVQKLYLQSLKALGIDPLEHDIRFVEDDWESPTLGASGLGWEVWLDGMEITQFTYFQMAGSIELFPTSVEITYGLERICMYLQGKENVYELQWNDRVTYGDVHHQQEVEQSTYNFELADVDMLLNLFNTYESESRRIIQEKLVLPAYEYCLKCSHTFNLLDARGAISVTERTGYIARIRNLARTCAEAYLEQRERLGFPMQKKQAL
- the mfd gene encoding transcription-repair coupling factor, coding for MSQNQEKFSYEKLADSLRKGAAGVDATGLSKAAGACVAARLHRKLNIPLVVVTASAKEGERFVDDFCFFSNRSAQSIFYFPPYNIMPFKRVSYHNETAAGRIRTLYNLIDSSQPSILVTSVDAVLQKLIPRSELCRFAELIQKDEEINRDLLIKKLTSGGYINTAIVEEPGDFSIRGGIVDIFSTTYADPLRIEMVGDTVEALRFFSTTTQRTIRHIHEAVILPAKEVILTPDSLPEIISRIREQAASLEMPVTRVREYIRCIKDEGVFSGVESLIPLIYTLPGTFFDYIPKEALYILSDPGELERAAETFAAQADKNFKTACEAGKLCLRPEASYMDWQTAMEAINRSAVCSFHPLPIQKETTAPERRPLQIHFSVSDNTALSAALNITNKKENLLLPLARRIGDLEKAGNLVLLVCRTESQAHRLKALLIPYGIHPGFMENFPTPVKPKGAVYICPGALSAGLIWPEEGLAVITEAEIFGARAHKRKIQRKEVIDKLLGVEDLKSGDFVVHIEHGIGHYRGLAKLNLNGSENDFLLIEYRDNDKLYLPVDRLGLVQKYLGMNDAEPLLDKLGGTSWDRVKKKIKKSVEKIAGELLQIYAQRTVSKGYSYEAPDGYYQDFEAAFPYDETADQIKAIQQVMDDLARPIPMDRLVCGDVGYGKTEVALRAAFVAVNAGKQVAVLVPTTVLAEQHYTTFSSRFKRYPVQIASLSRFRSLKEQRTIIDDLKAGRTDIVIGTHRLLQKDVLFKDLGLIVLDEEQRFGVRHKEQLKKIRSTVDVLALSATPIPRTLHMSLMGIRDISLISTPPEHRHAIITYICELDDAIIAEAIRKELNRNGQLFFVHNNIHSIQAMAAHLQRLVPDVRLGVAHGRMDEGALEKVMLKFAAREIDMLVCTTIIESGLDIPSANTILVNRADRFGLSQMYQLRGRVGRAEEQAYAYLFIPSESLMGKDAQKRLKVLMEHSDLGSGFQIAMNDLKIRGGGTILGASQSGHVAAVGYDMYLKLMENAIAELKGEPVLPDLDPEINIAMSAFITEGYMPDIDQRLLAYRQLAKMTELSEIADFKSGLLDRYGAIPAEVSNLLLKIMLRVLCIKAGIKKLELGDHRLAVQFSEPHQKNPAGIINMVVANGKRFQLTPDGTLIIRLNKSSTGGLWGEAKNILKEIIQHGNG
- a CDS encoding magnesium transporter; protein product: MGGNIGTQSSTIVVRGLATGRLNIRDIWTVVLKELSIGLILGGVYGLLIGTVAHMRYNILALAFSVGIAVVSSMTVAALVGSLVPMCFARVNIDPAVATGPFVTTAIDIISVFFYFQIATTLLNI
- a CDS encoding galactokinase encodes the protein MTKQSKNVLKTSGMGWPLEKIEASAPCRVDIGGTLDISTFYYPLCGLAPCTVNLALNLRTRVTLIPNSNLKVKVSSRGFKSAEYAVGDAPFQHPLGLMFAVAAFFRAEGVHILIDSVSPPQSALGGSSVAAVALVAAFAKARGQIGTLTPALRTKIAILAHEIEASVAGVPCGLQDQLAAAFGGGHAWYWQAGLKGSGFRRRTLLDRKACNKIGRHLLLAYCGIPHESKNINSRWVGQFLKGSHRDRWQEIVLCTHRFAEAITVEDYSAAAAAMNRETAIRRKMTPDVLDAVGRRLVDAAVRTNCGARFAGAGGGGCIWALGHLEDIDRLRGLWETILSERTDARLLAALIDTEGLSLTAGP
- a CDS encoding SurA N-terminal domain-containing protein translates to MRYGSNTKTKIRLPERLLHAAYPPLILAAVILSVLFLSSCTDTALNFDDAYLIQVSERVVTVSDFNQAFEIAKSAYPHNLSQNSVLFKEAQVRMLNQMIEELLVLQRAAELQIELTESEVTQAIANIKADYPEGVFEQMLLEYAVSYSFWEKRLKIRLMMEKVVEREVHQNITLTPEEIARFYKENYKGKQPAPDKDQEKTDINRLIVKQLRRQKAEAAYLLWIKNLREKYTVDINQSQWKRLTGL
- a CDS encoding CBS domain-containing protein, producing MQPDQNKILIESIKRLLRREATSYLRKIVNKTHAADLSIVFRALSLTDQRKLFEMIEDTEQKGILFRELDEDTFLQIIDDMSPDSVVEILESMPTDDIADLIGRLPDEKSEVFLEKMKKEGSEEVEGLLRYDDDTAGGIMVPDFIALRQNVTARQAIESLQKEHLDVEMPFYLYVVDEYGKLVGVSSLRQLVVVTPETRLKDFMSTDVISVRTDVDQEEVARIVARYDFLAVPVVDEANRLVGIVTVDDVIDIMRKEATEDILKMAGAGEEFVETKSVLRSTRIRLPWLFASCLGGSLRFILSAGLRGV
- the recO gene encoding DNA repair protein RecO, translated to MSSFSTPAIMLRRTDFGDYDLIITFFSLSRGKISVIAKSAKKSTKRFSGVLELFSGLEIVCREPRTKGLPVLEEATLRQPFAGIRADIYKTAYASYWVELVQGWIEENEKQVSLYRLLEYVLRQLDVGKVPEAALSVLFQMRFMRLCGLSPNLVNCSSCRAEIDQTHKNNLAVDLSKGGILCSRCVAESPRQMVLSKGTIKQLIWAESGNIATAGRIRFTPQALKEGQLFLEDFVPFHLGKKPRSLAFLQKIRG
- a CDS encoding SurA N-terminal domain-containing protein, which gives rise to MRYRWERKKNNAWMFGLMYMGFFVWVGVVGIATVHGAEIVDRIVAVVNDDIITLNDLDHALKPYMSQIKSMGYTAETGSDVPAKLRKDILNRLIDQKLTDQEIKKARLAVSEAEVDSAVERIKEKNLYSDADFRKALAEEGLSLEEFRKNMKEQILRSRLVNREVKSKIVVTEQDVKAYYEAHSEEFGREQTYHLRNIIMRLPRMAGEAEKQDALKRMAGVLEKLNNGESFEHLARQYSESNLSAEGGDLGFFKLEALSPQLQEALKDLDAGNFTPVIETDQGFQIFYIQEIRKAPGKPLTEVAAEIQEKLYNEIVEKKFNQWLGELRNRSHIKVIE
- a CDS encoding helix-turn-helix domain-containing protein — protein: MANKRSLSFGRYLKNVRLDRGINLQQVSMETRIGIDNLLAIEREDHDRLPAEVFVKGFIRGYAKSVGADADDAVRLYLSGRRTFQETARVDADLIKSGINFWPRLLLSLGVLFCIMTLSVFITSFPRKSDVKKEKLRPKAITKNELAVSTPLPQQTASPLMPLPTVVPEKLLLKILTVEKTWLKVIIDDQKSREYSLNPGDRLELEALSEFNLLIGNAAGVHLNINDKDLPVPGNKGQVVALKIP